Below is a genomic region from Gillisia sp. Hel_I_86.
AAGTCCACAATTTTGTGACACCCTCAAAAAGCCATTATAAACCTTCAATTGAATCAATTGTGAAAATCAAACAGCCACAATTTTATTCGATTTTATTATAAGGTGTAAGCCATATTTAAAAATTGCCCTACTTTTGCAGCTACAAAAAAGACAAACATGGCAAAGAATTTAGTGATTGTAGAGTCTCCGGCCAAAGCCAAAACCATCGAAAAATTTTTAGGAAAGGATTATACTGTAATGTCCAGTTTTGGACATATTGCAGATTTACCTACCAAAGAATTGGGAGTGGATACGGAAGGGGATTTTAAACCTAAATATATAGTATCCAAGGATAAGAAGGATGTAGTAAGTAAACTAAAGAAGCAGGCAAAAAATGCTGAAATGGTTTGGTTGGCAAGTGATGAGGACCGGGAGGGAGAAGCGATCGCATGGCATTTGGCAGAGGAACTTAAACTAGATAAAGATAGGACTAAAAGAATAGTGTTTCATGAGATCACCAAAACGGCGATCTTAAAAGCAATCGAAAATCCCCGTGATATTAATTACGACCTAGTAAATGCTCAGCAAGCAAGAAGGGTATTGGATAGATTGGTGGGCTACGAACTTTCTCCAGTTTTGTGGAGAAAAGTGAAAGGAGGCCTTTCGGCAGGAAGGGTGCAATCTGTATCTGTGCGTCTTATAGTGGAAAGAGAGCGTGAGATACAAGATTTTACCGCAGAAGCTTCCTATAGGGTAGATGCTGAATTTACAAATGAAGAAGGAAAGACCCTTAAAGCTAAATTGCCCCGTAATTTCGATACAAAAGAAGAGGCAGAAAAGTTCTTGTTAGAGAATCAGCAAGCCAATTTCAAAGTAGCAGATCTTTCAACCAAGCCGGCCAAAAAATCTCCTGCACCACCATTTACAACATCTACACTTCAGCAGGAAGCATCAAGAAAGTTGTATTTTTCGGTAAGCAAGACCATGACCATGGCGCAACGTTTATACGAAGCAGGGCATATTACTTATATGAGGACAGATAGCGTGAATTTATCTGATGATGCAAGAAAAGGAGCTAAAGATGAAATTCTTAAGGCTTATGGAGAGAAATTTTCGAAGACCAGACAATTTAAGGGGAAATCTAAAGGAGCACAAGAAGCTCACGAAGCTATTAGGCCAACCCTTTTTGAGAATCATACGGTAAATGCAGACCGCGATCAAGAGCGTTTGTATGAACTAATTTGGAAAAGAGCGATTGCTTCCCAAATGAGTGATGCGCAATTGGAGCGCACCAACGTAAAGATTGAAGCAGATAAGCACGATAAGCATTTCACTGCCAATGGGGAAGTGTTGAAATTTGAAGGTTTCTTAAAAGTGTATTTAGAGGGAAGTGATGATGAAGAGGAAGAGCAAGAAGGAATGCTTCCGGCTTTGCGAGTGAACGAAAAATTGAACAACAATTATATTACCGCTACAGAACGATTTACAAGGCCTCCTTATAGATATACCGAAGCTTCTTTGGTTAAGAAATTGGAGGAATTGGGGATTGGTAGACCATCTACGTACGCCCCAACGATTTCTACCATTCAGAACCGTAATTATGTGGAAAAAGGCTCTGTAGATGGGGTTGAACGAAAATATGCACAATTAATCCTTAAAAATAATAAGTTTACCGAGAAAGAACTAACCGAAAACATTGGAAGCGATAAAGGTAAGTTAGTTCCTACTGCCGTAGGGCAGGTGGTAAATGACTTTTTGGTGATGCATTTCGCCAATATCTTGGATTACAACTTTACGGCAAAAGTAGAACAGAGTTTTGATGATATTGCTGAAGGAAATGAGGAATGGACTAAAATGTTGAAAGACTTTTATTCTGAATTTCATCCGCAGGTATTGGATGTCGCAGAAAATGCAGATAGGGAAGTAGGAGAACGAATCTTAGGGGAAGACCCTGAATCAGGAAAGCCTGTGAGTGTACGTTTAGGGAAATTTGGACCGATGGTGCAAATTGGATCTGTAGAAGATGATGAAAAACCAAGGTTTGCAGGACTAACCCCAGATCAAACTTTGGATTCCATTACCTATGAAGAAGCGATGGATCTATTTAAGCTTCCGAAGGAAATAGGAGAATGGGAAGGAGAACCGGTTGAGGTGAACAATGGAAGATTTGGGCCTTATGTGAAATATGGCAAAAAATTCGTTTCCCTAGATAAAGGGGAAGATCCAATGAGGGTAGATATGGAACGTGCGCTGGAACTTATAGCAGCAAAGGAAAAAGCAGATGCTCCTATATATGTATACAATGAACTTCCGGTACAAAAAGGGGTTGGAAGATTTGGGCCATTTTTAAAGTGGAACAATATGTTCATCAACGTGAATAAAAAATACGATTTCGATAATTTAACCAATGCCAATATCGAGGAACTTATTGAGGACAAAATTCAGAAGGAAATAGACAAGGTGCTTCATAATTGGGAAGACGAAGGGATTCGCGTAGAAAAGGCACGGTGGGGACGTTCCAATATAATCAAGGGAAAAACCAAGATCGAATTGCCAAAAACGGTAGACGCAACTAAATTAACATTGGTTGAGGTGCAGGAAATAATAGGAAAGAATACGAAGAAAAAGCCTGCGAAAAAGAAAGCTGCTGCCAAGAAAAAGGCTCCAGCAAAAAAAACTGTCGCTAAAAAGAAACCAGCTCCAAAAAAGAAGTAATCGATGGATTTTGAATTTTTAAGGCCTATAGATCAGCAATTATTTGAAGAAATTGTTTCGCCGGAATCGCATAATCTTGGAAGCCAGTTGTTGGTCCATACGCAAGCATCAGGAATCCCCGATCTCGAAAATGTACAAATAGCCCTAGTATCTGTAAATGAAAATAGGTTGGCAGATGGTCATGAAGATGAATTTCTCAATTTTAATAAAATAAGAAGGTCTTTTTACAGTCTTTTCCCAGGGAACTGGCATTTGAATATTGCAGATCTGGGTTCCATGGAAAAAGGAGAGACGGTGGAAGACACCTATTTTGCATTACAATCTTTACTAAAGGAATTGCTCAGGAATAAAATTATTCCGGTGATCTTGGGCGGAAGCCAGGATCTAATTTACGCACAATACAGGGCATACGATTTTGTGGAACAAATGGTGAACCTTGTGAATATAGATTCGAGATTTGACCTCGGGGATGCAGAAAAACCGATAAGCAATAAATCGTATATTGGAAAGATAGTGGTAAACAAGCCATATAATTTATTCAACTATTCCAATGTGGGCTACCAAACCTATTACAATTCCCAGCAGGAAATAGGATTAATGGAGCGATTGTTTTTTGATGCGTTTAGATTGGGCGAGGTTTCAAATAACATAAAGATTGTCGAACCCGTAATGAGGGATGCAAATTTGGTGGGTATAGATCTTAACGCTGTAAATGCTTCCGCTATCAATAGTTCCCAAAACAAGGCTCCAAATGGTTTTGATGGGAAGGAAATTTGTGCCTTGTCACGCTATGCGGGGATAAGTGATAAGGTTTCTTCATTTGGGATTTATGAGTATGCTTCCAATTATTCTGAAACCGGCAATATGTTGATTGCCCAGATGATCTGGTATTTTATAGAAGGGGTAAATTATAGGTCCAACGAAAATACGTTATCGGCAAAAAAAGAATTCACCAAATATCAAGTGCCCATAGAAGAAGAGGTCTTAGTGTTTTTTAAAAGCCCCAGAACCGGAAGGTGGTGGATAGAAATACCTTTTATTTCGAATTCCAATACTAAATTGAAAAGGCATACGTTATTACCTTGCAGCCACGAGGATTATTTAGAGGCTTGTAACCAAGTTATTCCGGAGAGATGGTATAAAACCAAAAGGAAGAACGAAGTTTAAAACTGTAAGCATATTCATATAATACTGTATTTTTGCTAAAAGTATTGTTTTTTAAAATTTATTTGGATAGGTTTACTCCCTAAATCAAATATGTCATAACCAGAGAGATATTATGAAGAAATTATTTTCGCTTATTGCTGTAATTACAATGCTTGCGAGCTGTAACAGTGGTGATCGTGGGCAACTTGTAGGTGCGCAGGGAAAGAAATGGAATCCGGAGAAACCCTATGGGATGACTTTGATTCCTGGAGGTGCATTCATTATGGGGAAGGCAGATGATGATATTGCCGATGCGAAAAATGCGCCCACCAAAACGGTTACGGTACGTTCCTTTTATATGGATGAAACAGAGATCACAAATTCTGAATACAGAATGTTTACCAACTGGGTGCGTGATTCTATAGTTAGAATGCGCCTTGCTATCGAAGCAGATTTTGAAGGGGCAACAGCGGGTGATGAGGGAATTGGTGAATTTGCATTTCTTGATTCCAATGAAGAAGATATGACTGTCTATGAGAAATACATGTACGATAACTACACGCAATTCTCTGAAGATTATCAAGGAAGAAAATTAAATAAAGATATCGATATCATTTGGGATACCAGGGATTTTCCAGATGAAGCCTATGCCCGCGTGATGGATTCCATGTATATTCCTTTGGAAGAATCTTATAACGGTCAAAGAACCATAGATGTTAAAAAGTTGAAATTCAAGTACCGTTGGATGGATATCCAAAAAGCGGCAAGAGCAAAGACACAAAAGAGAAGTGATTTTATAGTTACAGAAGAAGTTCTTGTGTATCCGGACACAGCCGTTTGGATCAAGGATTTTAATTACTCTTATAATGAACCGATGCACAACGATTATTATTGGCATACTGCTTTCGACGATTATCCTGTTGTAGGGGTTAGCTGGAAACAGGCCAAAGCCTTTACCCAATGGAGAACATTGTACCATAATGCTTTCAGGAAATCTAAAGGAGATCATGATGTGCCCTTCTATAGGTTGCCTACAGAAGCAGAATGGGAATATGCTGCAAGAGGTGGTTTGCAGTCTGCAACCTATCCTTGGGGTGGCCCGTACGCCAAGAATGACCGAGGTTGTTTTATGGCAAACTTTAAACCGCTAAGGGGAGATTATGCAGCAGATCAAGCGTTGTATACTGTAGAAGCTAAATCTTACGAACCAAACGATTATAATTTATACAACATGGCAGGGAACGTAGCAGAATGGGTGAATTCTTCTTACGATCCTGCTGCATACGAATATATGTCTTCTATGAACCCTACTGTAAACGATGAAAATGATTTACGTAAGGTAGTGAGAGGTGGCTCATGGAAAGATGTTGCTTATTTCCTACAAGTAAGCACGAGGGATTATGAATACTCAGATACAGCAAGAAGTTATATTGGTTTTAGAACAGTTCAAGATTACCTAGGAACAGATGTTACTTTAAACCAATCCCCAAAAAATTAAATTAGTTAACAAGAACCCCAAGTAATAATAACCCACAAGAAACAATCAATTAATATTATGGCAAATTCAAGAAATGTTAAGAAAATAACAAACATGGTGTACGGGTTAGGTGCATCGGTTGTAATTTTAGGAGCTTTATTTAAAATCATGCACTGGCCTTTTGGTAATGAATTTTTAATTGCTGGATTAGTAACAGAAGCCTTGGTTTTTGCTTATTCGGCTTTTGAACCTGTAGATGACGATCTTGATTGGTCCTTGGTGTATCCAGAATTAAATGGAGGTCCTGCCTCTGCAAGACATAATG
It encodes:
- the topA gene encoding type I DNA topoisomerase, yielding MAKNLVIVESPAKAKTIEKFLGKDYTVMSSFGHIADLPTKELGVDTEGDFKPKYIVSKDKKDVVSKLKKQAKNAEMVWLASDEDREGEAIAWHLAEELKLDKDRTKRIVFHEITKTAILKAIENPRDINYDLVNAQQARRVLDRLVGYELSPVLWRKVKGGLSAGRVQSVSVRLIVEREREIQDFTAEASYRVDAEFTNEEGKTLKAKLPRNFDTKEEAEKFLLENQQANFKVADLSTKPAKKSPAPPFTTSTLQQEASRKLYFSVSKTMTMAQRLYEAGHITYMRTDSVNLSDDARKGAKDEILKAYGEKFSKTRQFKGKSKGAQEAHEAIRPTLFENHTVNADRDQERLYELIWKRAIASQMSDAQLERTNVKIEADKHDKHFTANGEVLKFEGFLKVYLEGSDDEEEEQEGMLPALRVNEKLNNNYITATERFTRPPYRYTEASLVKKLEELGIGRPSTYAPTISTIQNRNYVEKGSVDGVERKYAQLILKNNKFTEKELTENIGSDKGKLVPTAVGQVVNDFLVMHFANILDYNFTAKVEQSFDDIAEGNEEWTKMLKDFYSEFHPQVLDVAENADREVGERILGEDPESGKPVSVRLGKFGPMVQIGSVEDDEKPRFAGLTPDQTLDSITYEEAMDLFKLPKEIGEWEGEPVEVNNGRFGPYVKYGKKFVSLDKGEDPMRVDMERALELIAAKEKADAPIYVYNELPVQKGVGRFGPFLKWNNMFINVNKKYDFDNLTNANIEELIEDKIQKEIDKVLHNWEDEGIRVEKARWGRSNIIKGKTKIELPKTVDATKLTLVEVQEIIGKNTKKKPAKKKAAAKKKAPAKKTVAKKKPAPKKK
- the gldK gene encoding gliding motility lipoprotein GldK encodes the protein MKKLFSLIAVITMLASCNSGDRGQLVGAQGKKWNPEKPYGMTLIPGGAFIMGKADDDIADAKNAPTKTVTVRSFYMDETEITNSEYRMFTNWVRDSIVRMRLAIEADFEGATAGDEGIGEFAFLDSNEEDMTVYEKYMYDNYTQFSEDYQGRKLNKDIDIIWDTRDFPDEAYARVMDSMYIPLEESYNGQRTIDVKKLKFKYRWMDIQKAARAKTQKRSDFIVTEEVLVYPDTAVWIKDFNYSYNEPMHNDYYWHTAFDDYPVVGVSWKQAKAFTQWRTLYHNAFRKSKGDHDVPFYRLPTEAEWEYAARGGLQSATYPWGGPYAKNDRGCFMANFKPLRGDYAADQALYTVEAKSYEPNDYNLYNMAGNVAEWVNSSYDPAAYEYMSSMNPTVNDENDLRKVVRGGSWKDVAYFLQVSTRDYEYSDTARSYIGFRTVQDYLGTDVTLNQSPKN
- a CDS encoding formimidoylglutamase gives rise to the protein MDFEFLRPIDQQLFEEIVSPESHNLGSQLLVHTQASGIPDLENVQIALVSVNENRLADGHEDEFLNFNKIRRSFYSLFPGNWHLNIADLGSMEKGETVEDTYFALQSLLKELLRNKIIPVILGGSQDLIYAQYRAYDFVEQMVNLVNIDSRFDLGDAEKPISNKSYIGKIVVNKPYNLFNYSNVGYQTYYNSQQEIGLMERLFFDAFRLGEVSNNIKIVEPVMRDANLVGIDLNAVNASAINSSQNKAPNGFDGKEICALSRYAGISDKVSSFGIYEYASNYSETGNMLIAQMIWYFIEGVNYRSNENTLSAKKEFTKYQVPIEEEVLVFFKSPRTGRWWIEIPFISNSNTKLKRHTLLPCSHEDYLEACNQVIPERWYKTKRKNEV